cctagccagtctccagatctcaaacccatagaaaatctttggggggagttgaaagtccgtgttgcccagcaacagccccaaaacatcactgctctagaggagatctgcatggaggaatgggccaaaataccagcaacagtgtgtgaaaaccttgtgaagacttacagaaaacatttgacctctgtcattgccaacaaaaggtatataacaaagtattgagataaacttttgttattgaccaaatacttattttccaccataatttgcaaataaattcataaaaatcctacaatgtgattttctagattttttttctcattttgtctgtcatagttgaagtgtacctatgatgaaaattacaggcctctctcatctttttaagtgggagaacttgcataattggtggctgactaaatactttttttgccccactgtagaccggcaccccttgtcttaccagaggccgctgttctatcctacCAAAAAAGCATAAACCCGCCAGAGCTATGTTAttaatgtcgtcattcagccaagactcggtgaaacataagatattaccgtttttaatgtcctgatggtaggatatacgtgatcatagtttgtctattttattatcgATTGATTGTatgttggctaataggaccgatggtaaaggaAGAACGTGACGGATcgttacaaccccccccccccccggacctTCATCCTCGATgcctccgtctctttctcttgcGAATAacagggatgagggccttgtcgggcaTATGAAGTAAATTCTTCCCTTCCGACTTGTTGAAGAAAAAGTATTcctccagtacggggtgagtaatctctgtcctgatatctagaagctcttttcggtcataagacacggtggcagaaacattatgtacaaaataagttgcaAAAAAACCATGCACAATTGGTTACGGGATCATAACGGCAGCCATCACATTCGGCGCCATTCTGTTGTGTGGTCCACTGTGTGGACCTCTATGAATCATTACTTAAATAGGAACAATTTACTGTAGCTAGGGACAGTTAGCTGCTTGCACATACAATACATATTTGTACAATTTTCTACAAATTATTTTGCCACTGTAAATGCTCAAAAACATGATGGTTCTTATCACACTAAAAGCGATCTTGATGATTAAATTATTTGTGTTGCTCCTTCCTTCACAGGTCCTCTGCTTGCCATACTAGAGAGACACACTCTGTTTCCGTCCTCAACTTGCGGACCTGCCCTGAGGATGTTATACACCACTGTTGCGCCTTCAGTCATGTTGATTTCCGACTGGTTGTCTTTGGACTACATGCCATGGGCTGACTGacctgaacagaaatacaatgttcATCACTTTCCTCATACTGGACTACTCTGATTAGTTATGAGGTCACAGGAAATAGACTCATTACTCATAAATCATTGCAGCTCACTTGACTGCATCTGACAGTAGATAGCAGAGCTCTCTGGTGTTTCACTGTGAcaggttaaaggaaatattcatagcctgttatacattaaaaagtattaGTAAGTTTATGGTATGTGAGGATCGTAAAACATCTAAGGTTAAAAAGATGCATTCAGTATTAGTTGATAGAGATGAATAACATTCATATAATTGTATTAACGTTAAAATCTGTCAAAGGGTAAGAATTGAGAGTACTGTGTAAACGTTATATGGATtactttattttgtggtgcctaaaAGTGTTAATCTGTGATCTACGAAATGCTCTTAATCTATGAGCCGGAGATCGATTGCTCTGGTCTCCACCCATATTTCTGGGAAAATCGCGGTCTTTTCTCATTACACTAAACGTTGAATTGAGAATACAACATCGTATCACGCacgtgattatttctcccctgttttcaggtACTTTATTGATGATAAAATAGTaatttaaatgttataactcgcTAACATGTCAAGAGTGTTTAAGGTGTGTCTTAGTAACGTCTTGAGGAAGTTAGAGTTAAGTTTGAAGAGAGTAATATTAGCCCTGCTCGGTTGAAGTGAAGAATAGCATTGTACTCAGAGTAGCTGCCATTTTATGTCGATTGTGAATGAACATATACGTTGTTAATAAGATATGTTGCTGTGTTGGTTGTATAATgggttttctgttgttttgtaatgTGTTACTTTTGTGAAATGATTACACTAAACGTTGAATTGAGAATACAACACCGTATCACgctcgtgattatttctcccctgttttcagggGCGTAACATCATCATTTGAAAttaaacaacaaaaatgtaaatgatcATTGTTTTACGCTTCGAAAACACCGACTGCGTTGTTGCATCCCTGCTGCATAACATTTTGCGCAGCTAGGCAattatactgatgcaggtaccttttgcAAATAGTCGCATGCAGTTGGACACATGGAGGAGAGAATAATTTTCGCAGTATCCTCAAAACCGTGTCTTTTTGACACAACTGCTGACAGCTACAGGGACATAAACACAAAAAATGCTGCTTGGAGTGGCCACGATAGTAGGATTGCCAGGTCAGTTTAGTAGTGAGCTTGTGCTAGAtgtggctagttagctagctagctaacctagcCAATGAGGTGTGTGTGAAAGAAATAGTCAAATAAATTATGCTAGTTACTACCCCTGATAACTTTACAAAATAATCATGTTTGAAAGAGTGAGAGTGTGTATGCTATATTAATAGAAatggtagatactactgtacccctgataatttggtcagataaccgtgtgtgtgtctgtgtacagtaGGTGACATGTCAATGATAGCTATCTAATAACTATAGTTATGCTAGGTAATGGTTTGGCTTATCATGTTCATGTCTATGTAGAAGAAGACTGtaggaggaagtggagaggacTCAGGGAcaggtatcagagagagagaagggtagagaaagagaagaggtctGGGTCAGCAGCTTCAGGCCAGCAGCCTTGGCGCTTCTGCCACATTCTTTCTTTTCTGGATCCATTTATTGTGCCTAGGGCAACGAGTGGCAATTTTACAGCCAGACCCTCTACTACGTCATCCACAAGTGTTGTTGCCACCGGTGCATCAAGACCCTCAACGTCACCTACAAATGCGACCATCACCTCCACTGGTGGAGTGAGACCCTCTACAACATCATCCACGAGTATGACCACTACCGGTGCAGCCATGGAAGATGATGAAATGGAGGAAGCACCTCTGGATCTAGGACCACCTGAGATTATTATGAACCTCACGGAAGTGACCACCTCGTTGAACAGGATGCGGCcgtggagagaaacagagagaaactaaGAGGAACAACGTCACACCAGGCGTCATCGGAGGTACCAGCCCCCAGATCCACTCAACTCATTTCAGCAGAGGCTCCTCCAAGCCGTCGAGAGGGATGCAGCCCAACCTGATGCTCACAGGAAGGAGGATGAAGAGACCCTCTTTGCCATGAGCCTGGTGCCAACACTGAAGAGGCTGCCTCAGCAAAGAAAAGCAGCAGTCAAGGTTAAAATGGATCAACTGCTTTTCGAAGCCGAGTTCAATggtatgttttttttctctccacatcACAGGTAGTGTCATAATTGTGCGACAGTGAAGTAAAGTAGGTCATTTTTACAGTATAGTCATGTAGGTTAATTGGTATTTCAGATCAAAGTATTAATATGAGGCAAATGTATAGCTGTTGTTTCTGGGTTAGAAAATATCCTAAAACAATTTGCTGTCGAAATGCCTATCATATTCATTTTTTCATATTCATTTTTTGGTCTGAAATACAAATTCCATGAGTAAACAGCAAGTATTACCAACTTTACCCCAATGTTCCTATATTTATGCCACTAACTACACTATGCAAGCAGTATTTAGTTAACATAAATCCCACCTTTTATGGTGTCATATTATGTTAAGCTTGTATGTGTTGTTTTTCTCTTCCCTTTCAGAAATGGAGTCAATTTAGCTGACCAGCTCacaggaaggacaggaagaggagaggagttgtcTGGTTGTTGTTTTGACCTCCCTCATTGTACCTTTCTTTTCACACACGTCAGTTCCGtttaaattcagtcaattcaTAAAGTAATTTGTTTATAAAGTCTTAGGATAGCATTCATTATTAGTGTTACATAGATTTCTGAATTGAAACTCATACGGAGTTTTCACAGATGCTCTTGGTCTCTTACGAGACTATAGGTCAATATATTTCTTTAATTTAAAACCACTTGAAAACCAGGGTGTTGAAACTTTTTGTGAAGTTATGTTCCATCGACTGGTCCGTGACGTCCAGGGGTCATTTGTTTGTTTAGCTGTGTTATGGCTACATATTATTCCCTTtttctcagagacagagacacacacacacctcttcgtACCTCAGATCTCCAGTGCCCTGCCCTCTCTCTTTATGGCCATGTCTGAATTTCCTCTACTATGTCTAGGCTTTATGAGTAGTCCCTGTATcggtctgcagttgtgccaaaaaTACATGCTCTTGCTGTTCTCTTACAGATTACAGGCTAcacattcattaaaaaaaaatgtttttaattacatgcacgcacacacctcTTTCACtagttttatttttaaaaacatttttacaacACACATACCTGTCATGTTCTTTCCTGTACTTGAATACTTATTAAATTATAATGTTTTCATAGTCAGTTGTTTCAGTTGTTTATTAATATCTAATTTAGACTTAATCTGCTTAATTCTTCCCTACACCTTTGCTGATCTAAGACAAGATGAATGTAAAAACATCCAGCGTAGGGCCTCATGAGGTTGGGTCTTAAAGGGAAGGCCTCATTGCCGACGAAGACGTGGGGAACAGGTCCCAGGTCTTCAGCCCCAGGGAGTGATGCAGGTGGTGGAATATCCAGGGTGCCATCCTGATGTGCCTCGGAGGGTCACGCCATCACTTCCCTTGCCGTAAGCACCAACATCGACAACACGGAAACAGTAGATGGCATCTACTACAGCCAAGAGTACAACTGAATATGTATCCTTGTAGTTGTAGAACTGCGAACCTGAGCACGGTGGAGCCTGGATTACTACATGTTTCCCGTCAATGGAGCCAAGACAATTGGGGAAATTCCACCTCTCCAGGAACTCGGCAGCGATGGCCCTCCAGTCTTCCTCGTTGGGGACAGGCATGTTTTCACGAACCAGACAGTCCCAAATGGCTTGTGCCACAGAGGGGACAATGCCTGCCACCGTGGACCGTCCAACTCGGAAGCTGAATCCTATGGTCCTGTAGGAGTCCCCTGTCGccaagaatctaaaatataattcaAAATAATGATCAATATTGTGTATAACTTGAATTCCACCCACATATTATATCTACTCATATAGCTAGCTACCTCATTACTGTTTATTATGCTTTACTAATTATATTGTAATACTCATCAACCATCATTAACAATGCCTTGAAACAGTACAATTCAGTCTATGACTATATCAATAAACTGTAGTCCAGGCCAACTCTACTCTTAGAAAGAATGGTACTATCTACTTAAAAGGGTTctctggctgtccccataggagatcccttttaggttccaggtagtaccccttttggttccaagtagaaccctattgggttccatgtattaagtattatacctggaaccaaaaatggttatcctatggggaaagCAGAAGGACACTTTTGGAACCTTTTTCTCTAAGAGTGTATGTGAGTCCAATAAGAATGTAATGAATGACTGTAACTGTCTTGAACAACAATGGGTCCTGGAGAAGACTAGCCTACCTTCATCAGGGCAGAAGGCGCCTTTCTTTTCATTTGGTAACATTGCATAATTGAAAAAGGATTATAAACCAACTTTGGGAAAAGTTATAGTCCCAATGAACATTCTGTAAAAGTACATCTGATGTCAAATAGGGACTATTAACTAAAGCCCTTTAGCGTTGCACATACAaacaatgtataaaatataaatcaATTATGATATCAAAGGCTTTAAAAATGTACTAGAATGTACCTTACCGGAGACAAATCGCCAGGCGTTCAACTGGGCTGATGGACTCCCGGTAGTTGTTATCCATCCGGGTGATCCTGGCTCCAACCATCTGGAGCAGGTGATCGAACTGGCTTCGGTCCAGACGAAAGTAACTTCGGAATTCCTCTCAAAACAGTCGAAGCTCTTGAATTAGACAGTGGAACTCCCCTGCCTGCTTTCGGGACTTTAACCATCTCTGGACCCACGCAGACCTGCGCTTTCGGCGGGGCTGGTCCCGGCCCAACAGTGCGATCAAGACCACCTTCATCAACGTCGGTCTCATTGTTGAAAGAGCCTACTCTGCTATCTTGACTATTTATTATTGCATTTTGGAGGGaaattatttttttccataaggCGAGGACAAGTGGACTTTGTGTATTGTAAGTGTTTGGACCGCTACCATGGAGTGTGTCTGAAAGTGGATGTGTCAACAGAAGTGGGTGTATGGAAAGAGAATCAGCTAATTGGGCAGATTTGTTGCCACTCAAGACTGTTTTATGTGTCTGGGCTGCACGACAAGTACATTGTTGACAACTATAGCATTTTAGCTAAGCTTTTTCCTAACCTGAAGCACATTCTCCTAACCTGACACATTAATTATCCAAACATGCTACACATTTTAGCTAATGTTAACCCCTTTCCAAACCATAAcctcattctcctaacctgccacgttaattctcctaacctgctatgttaattctcctaatcgGTTACATTCTTCTTTGAGATTTGGTTGGCCGATCGCATCAAACTTTTAGGTGCATACACTGCCACCTGCTGTACTGGTGTGTGAGGCCATTCACGGCATAACtacatttaatatatatatattatatatactatTAACCCTCTCAAAACAAATTCaacaccaccccattccactatttaattATATCTAGTCCTACTCCAGATCAATGGTCTGAGAGGACATAACACCACTAACACTACCCCCTGCAGCTGTTAAGAAGTAAATCCTCTCAATCCCAAGTGCTTCTTTGCCGCTGCCACCACAACCACTATTTTCTGTGACTTTTGATCCATTTCTGCAGTACAATTGACAACCATGGCTATACATGCTGAAAAGCCCACCTTACTGAAGCACATATTCTTCCCATCACTCTCTCTTGGTCTCTACCTACTCACAGGAATCCTCTCAGGATACCTCACCCTGTACCCATCTTCCACTACCACTCTTCACTGCTTTGGAATACAACACTTTCTATACTACtctaggccgttattgtaaataagaatttgttcttaactgacttgcctagttaaataaaagctaAATACATAACCCTGGCAACCTCAACCTACCTTTCTCTCACCGGACACCTCCGATATTCAGCCCCATGGGCAGCCCCACAACTAACATCCATAACGTTTTCCACCGATACCACACATTCCATCATCTTATGCCCTCCTACACACTTTTCACATCTAGtcatctccctcctacacactgctgcaacatgccCATAAACTTGACACCTAAAACACTAGTATTTTCGGGAAACAAAAGCTCTCATGGTATAACTGACACTTCCTACCCTGACCTTATCTGGCAAAGACTCTACATAAACACTCAGCATGACAAAGTCTTCTGTTTCCCCACACTCTCCACCAGATCTACGTCTCACCTAACTGTATCTGTCACAGACACCGGGAATATATAACAAAAATGCGTTTAGAAGGACTGCCAGGGCGAATTGACTTATTGCACATCAAGGCAGGCTTTCCCTAACGGAAGAATTCAAATAAATTATAGAACGGGCAAATAGGATCTCACTATCTCGTGCTTgactctgcccacctccttgttCTATGACTAATTTGATCCAATTTGAAACGACAGGCTCTATATTGGGTTAATTATACAAAAATATTTGCTCCAAATATGCAGTTACCCGTTATTTGAATCTGGAGCGAGAAAGGCGCACCCGGAATCATAACGCCTGAGTAGAGTTTCCACATCCGGTTTTCAGCGGAAAAGAAAGCTCGTTTACGCAGAACCACTGCATGTCTACGTTTTTTTGTAACTAAGATTTTAGCCAAGTGTTTAGAATGATTTTCTAATTCCTCGATACGCAGCGTCGAACTCAAAACATTCAGTTTACATTTTCGGAATAAGCTAACCAGTTACCCACCTGGAAGTACTTTGTCGTAGGAACAACTTTTTTTCTAATTCCAAACTATCGTATGGAAGGTTTAGGGGTACCTGCAAAATCAAGGTAGCTACAGTAattgctaactaacgttagttagctgaGCTACTCTATTTGATCTGAGCCATTAGTCTATGACAAACAATAGGTTACCATGTACAGATAATTCATGTATTGCAATCAATGCGCCCTTGCAAGTGTCATATTTGTCGTCAATATAGACTTCAATACATAGCTAGTTAGCAAGATGATTTGGCTACTTGGTGGTACTCACTATTCGTTTATGTTATGTGCCAAGTCTCATTGGATCTAACATTACTGCAGTGAGATGCAAGTTAAGATTATTCGGTAGCCTGAGGCTAGGGTGGAATTCCCTTGGTCAGTTGGTATAGGCCTAACAATACACTTGGAATCAACTGTAGTTACACCACTATCTAATATTACAGAACGTATTTCCTCAGAATTTTCACTgttgtaaaagggctttataaaaataAATTGGATTGATATTCTTAAGGAGATAGGACTGGTCCGCTACTTGGACATTACTAGGTCTAACCAAACTATATTTAAGTTGACCCTGGGTGTCACCTAGATAACTAGTTTAGTTGGTGTGAGATGGATGTAGATATAAAGCCAGAGGAGGATGAGGTGGAGATAGCCCCAGCTGTCATTTGGTCTGACTCTTTTGATGCAAGTTATTCATATGCCGAAAATGGATATGACACAGCAAAACAACGGCTTATTTGTAATCTGTTAGAAGATACAAAATCAAGTGATAGGGAGATTAAAATGAATTCAACAAAAGTTGGTACTCCACTTCAAACAGCAGTAAATGTGGGTGGTAAAGGTGTTGTTCGTGTTCACACAGAACAGGATAGACCAAGCACCCCTGTAGAGAATTTAATCAAAGAGGAGTCATGTTTTTACATGTCACCCAGTGATATTCAGATTGGAAAAGTATGTACCTTGTCTCGGTCTGTCCTGGTCAGCAACATTAAACAGGCAAATGTGATGCCCTTTGCAGAGGAAGTGGTGAAAAACTGCTACCCATTGTGCAAAGAAATAGGTGTGGAATTTGATGTGAGATCCAAACCGGCATCCAAAACAAAACTTGACTCACAGTTACTGACAAATGGCGTAATGTATGAGGTTCATAAGTTTGCAAAAAATACAAAAAGGAGTTATATGTATACCGTCTATAATATTCTGAAATATAATTTTGATGTACGTTTTCAAAATCAGAAACGCTGTCAAAATGCCATACATATTGCATCTAAACTCAAACGAATGGCCAAACGGAAACATGTCGCAGATAAAGACTTTTCAAAAGAAGTGTTTATAATACCGCTTGTGACTAGACAATACAAGAAAAAAGAAGCTAATCCACCTGCAAGATTGTCAAAAAGACAATTGAATTTGAAAGGGATACAAGAGGCAGATGATACAGAGGAGAAGATGAACTCCCAGAAGATGGTTAACAAGACCGGTTTGAAATATCTGGTCGCTGATGCAAGGACTGTATGGTCTCTGCATGCTGAAGAGATCATCTCTATCGAAACAGATGAAACTGTCAAGCTTGGCCAAGATAATGGACCCACTGACTTCTGCTTAAAGGAGTCTGGCGTTCACTCTGGGGTCACAGAGCAAACCCCATGCCCAGAGAACTACCAAGTTGACATTTGCAGGAAAATGATCAATGAAATTGTTACGAGTGGTGAAATGCAACAGATGAGATGGATTTTTGTAACCTTTTCAAAGTGTTTTGGTGCTGGGACTGGTTCCGAAACGAAATTTGAACAAATCCTTGCTGAATACAGATCAGACATCCTACCACTGATGGTTGAGAAACATTGTGGCTTTAGTTCCAATGAAAAGACAATGATGTGCCTTGTAAGTCAGCTCTTCTGTGGCTTACATTTGATTGATGGCTTTGCTCACCAGGCAAAAACAAGTCTTCTACTTTGGGAAAATATGATTTTAGGAGATAAAGAAGTAGGAGTCCATAGCTACCCTAACATTAGGACAACAGAGTTGGAGTCTGGAACAGTGCGTTTGGTGAGTTCTGTGAGTATTGCTGTGCAAGAGCTTGGATGGGCAGAGGACGGTCAGCTTGTTCCGTTCGAAACCTTTTTGACCAGCAAAAAAGAATTTGATGAAGTTCCTTTGTCTCTATCCATTGGACATAGAATTGATGGTCTGTTTCATAATTCTGCTGGGGTGTATAGCATCCATGATG
The genomic region above belongs to Oncorhynchus mykiss isolate Arlee chromosome 6, USDA_OmykA_1.1, whole genome shotgun sequence and contains:
- the LOC110526171 gene encoding uncharacterized protein LOC110526171 gives rise to the protein MDVDIKPEEDEVEIAPAVIWSDSFDASYSYAENGYDTAKQRLICNLLEDTKSSDREIKMNSTKVGTPLQTAVNVGGKGVVRVHTEQDRPSTPVENLIKEESCFYMSPSDIQIGKVCTLSRSVLVSNIKQANVMPFAEEVVKNCYPLCKEIGVEFDVRSKPASKTKLDSQLLTNGVMYEVHKFAKNTKRSYMYTVYNILKYNFDVRFQNQKRCQNAIHIASKLKRMAKRKHVADKDFSKEVFIIPLVTRQYKKKEANPPARLSKRQLNLKGIQEADDTEEKMNSQKMVNKTGLKYLVADARTVWSLHAEEIISIETDETVKLGQDNGPTDFCLKESGVHSGVTEQTPCPENYQVDICRKMINEIVTSGEMQQMRWIFVTFSKCFGAGTGSETKFEQILAEYRSDILPLMVEKHCGFSSNEKTMMCLVSQLFCGLHLIDGFAHQAKTSLLLWENMILGDKEVGVHSYPNIRTTELESGTVRLVSSVSIAVQELGWAEDGQLVPFETFLTSKKEFDEVPLSLSIGHRIDGLFHNSAGVYSIHDDLVEFTSTYGAESSLLATVVADLEVQQFKAGCRALGLVSKLIIDPLWRALTLKGNVLEMEERYQTLVTKLKEWQEDGRGLVKGNACLFDDIEVPKNLVFDRLTMWTDTDFFELTVQIVELILASFLKVCSMVLPVDPELLSKKNDRFRKDLAILDQLQKAKSNAVSIAIEGMDMCKKNHTWEWLSVLDEPKIVSMRKTFQTV